Genomic segment of Deltaproteobacteria bacterium:
GCGTCGATGTGGGGACCGGAAGTGTTCGGGTGGGAGCCTTTGATCCGCAGGGGAGACTCAGGGGCAGGGCAGACCGTCCCATCAGGATCTGGAGACCCGGGCCGGACATGGTCGAGCAGTCATCGGAGGACATCTGGAGAGCAACCTGCAGGGCCACCCGTGCATGCCTCCGGACCGGAAGGATCGATCCCGGACAGGTTCGAGGGATCTCCTTTGATGCCACCTGTTCTCTGGTGGCTCTCGGTGACGGTTTCGAGCCGGTAACCGTCTCGCCGACGGGAAAGGAGAATCAGAACATCATCGTCTGGATGGATCACAGAGCCGTCCAACAGGCCGAACGGATCAACCGTACAGGCCACGAGGTTCTACGCTACGTGGGAGGAAGGATATCCCCGGAGATGGAACCTCCGAAGCTGATGTGGATAAAGGAGAACCTGAAAGAGACCTGGAAGAGGGCGAGACGTTTCATGGATCTTGCAGACTACATGGTCTACAGGGCCTCGGGAAGCGACATGAGGAGTCTCTGCACCACTGTGTGCAAGTGGACCTACCTCGGCCACGAAGGGGCCTCCGGAGGATACCGGCACGATTTCTTCGAGGAGATCGGCATTCCGGATCTTTTTGAAGGCAACCGTGTTCCTCCCGGGGCCCACCCCATGGGAGAGGTGGCAGGGGAGCTCACGGGGGACGCCGCAAAAGGGCTCGGCCTGAGGGCCGCCGGGGTCACCGTAGGGGTCGGCATAATCGACGCGCACGCTGGCGGAATCGGGTTGCTGGGGTCGGTTCTGGAGGATTCGGAAGCCGCCGAAAACCCCTTCGATCATGCCCTTGCTCTGATTGCCGGAACCTCTTCGTGCCACATGGGCGTGTCTCCCTCTCCGAG
This window contains:
- a CDS encoding FGGY-family carbohydrate kinase, with amino-acid sequence MEKIFLGVDVGTGSVRVGAFDPQGRLRGRADRPIRIWRPGPDMVEQSSEDIWRATCRATRACLRTGRIDPGQVRGISFDATCSLVALGDGFEPVTVSPTGKENQNIIVWMDHRAVQQAERINRTGHEVLRYVGGRISPEMEPPKLMWIKENLKETWKRARRFMDLADYMVYRASGSDMRSLCTTVCKWTYLGHEGASGGYRHDFFEEIGIPDLFEGNRVPPGAHPMGEVAGELTGDAAKGLGLRAAGVTVGVGIIDAHAGGIGLLGSVLEDSEAAENPFDHALALIAGTSSCHMGVSPSPRFIPGIWGPYYGAMLPGMWLNEGGQSATGSLIDLVVTNNSSYDEILRKARAQGSDVYTVLNRMVLRLKKKGGLPIVAELHVLPYHHGNRSPRADPLARGMMSGLTLSQTPETVALWYYATIQALAYGTRHIIEAMNAHGYRIDRILLCGGHLKNRLFIQENADVTGCEVVIPKEPEAVLLGTAILAAVAAGEFSGVLQGMRAMCGAGKVFRPDLSTRPFHQRKYEVFKEMYEFQKSMREKMAMAMQGQPQDP